A portion of the Gossypium arboreum isolate Shixiya-1 chromosome 8, ASM2569848v2, whole genome shotgun sequence genome contains these proteins:
- the LOC108468225 gene encoding uncharacterized protein LOC108468225 — MERLIKAGVVKFDDTSSTGNPLPSHTDKGVNAIIENMGRKVKLNIEEVRTPLKLVWKEMQNRGLVPQGLGDKIQDTRNYCEFHHERYHEIQNCIEFKALVQGLMDNKELEFLESVEKEDVCSLGGESSEEGCRASRPVKIISKPRVSEVEARVTPRVIIQKPTASPYKDSHSVLWNYSCSIVVSEKEGLINTPNTEVEPAKGKPVMLKQQIERSEPLVNEPVMENKAKEFLKFLRHNEYSVVEQLHQQPDRISVLALLLNSKVHRNALMKVLNETYVANDISVIKLDRLVGNISADNFISFSDDEIPPGGEGSIKALHVTTRCKGYTLPGVLVDNESTLNVLPWATLNSLPIDSSHMKTCQNIVRAFDGTERKVMGRIELPLQIGPNTYEVDFIVMNIKLSYNCLLGRPWIHSAGAVPSSLHQKLKMVTEGRLIIINAEEDIITSVTSDTPYVENDNEAVECSFRSLEFVNATFIAKGSRIPIPKISGATKMSL, encoded by the coding sequence ATGGAAAGGCTTATCAAAGCAGGTGTTGTAAAATTCGATGATACATCTAGTACGGGAAATCCGTTGCCCAGTCACACTGATAAAGGGGTAAACGCGATAATTGAGAATATGGGGAGGAAAGTCAAGCTGAATATCGAGGAGGTGAGAACCCCATTGAAGCTAGTTTGGAAGGAAATGCAGAATAGAGGTTTAGTCCCGCAGGGGTTGGGGGATAAAATCCAAGATACACgaaactactgtgagttccatcaTGAAAGATATCACGAAATCCAGAATTGTATTGAGTTCAAGGCCCTAGTACAGGGTCTAATGGATAATAAGGAATTGGAGTTCCTCGAGTCTGTCGAAAAGGAGGATGTATGCTCTCTAGGAGGAGAGTCAAGTGAAGAAGGCTGCAGAGCCAGCCGTCCAGTAAAAATTATTTCGAAGCCCAGAGTTAGTGAAGTAGAAGCAAGAGTCACACCAAGAGTTATAATCCAGAAGCCAACAGCTTCCCCTTATAAAGATAGCCATAGTGTGCTTTGGAATTATAGCTGTAGTATAGTAGTTTCAGAGAAGGAGGGTTTGATTAACACGCCAAACACAGAAGTCGAACCAGCAAAAGGGAAACCCGTCATGCTTAAGCAACAAATAGAGAGATCAGAACCACTGGTTAATGAGCCAGTAATGGAAAATAAAGCTAAAGAGTTCTTGAAGTTCCTAAGACACAATGAGTATAGTGTTGTGGAGCAACTACACCAACAACCGGATCGCATATCGGTATTGGCTCTGCTGTTAAATTCGAAGGTCCATCGCAACGCATTGATGAAAGTGTTGAACGAAACTTATGTTGCGAATGACATTTCGGTTATCAAATTGGACCGTCTCGTCGGCAACATAAGCGCTGACAATTTCATCTCCTtcagtgatgatgagataccaccAGGGGGTGAGGGGTCTATTAAGGCTCTGCATGTCACTACACGTTGCAAGGGGTATACACTACCCGGAGTACTAGTTGATAATGAGTCCACATTAAATGTGCTGCCTTGGGCTACATTAAACAGTTTACCTATAGACagttcccatatgaagacgtGTCAGAACATAGtaagagcatttgatggcacagaAAGGAAAGTAATGGGAAGGATAGAGTTACCTCTTCAGATTGGCCCAAACACGTACGAGGTAGATTTCATCGTGATGAATATTAAGCTTTCCTATAACTGTCTATTAGGAAGACCTTGGATTCACTCAGCTGGGGCAGTACCATCCTCGCTGCACCAGAAGCTAAAGATGGTTACTGAGGGTCGGCTAATAATAATAAATGCGGAGGAGGATATTATTACGTCAGTTACCAGTGATACACCCTACGTAGAGAATGACAACGAAGCGGTTGAATGTTCATTTCGATCGTTAGAGTTTGTAAATGCAACGTTTATAGCTAAAGGAAGCAGGATTCCGATACCTAAGATATCAGGGGCTACAAAAATGAGCCTATAG
- the LOC108468224 gene encoding uncharacterized protein LOC108468224, producing MQKEMQEQLQAQMQEQLAKIQQEIRDQILESQRNMLESQNNMISQLTQLFKGRSDKGKGPMVDTGNDNEDSACPTSFVPVNIQTQPPMVSVNVQPLYQTGTSAPVNFLVGSNTNPRDNLANPQVPEFDAAAEVEKTKAEELSLVPDLVLPPKFKMLEFERYNETSCPEAHITMFCRRMTGYVNNDQLLIHCFQDSLSGATAKWYNQLSRTQVKSWKDLAQAFMKQYDHITDIAPDRITLQNMEKKPSESFQQYAQRWKEVATQVQPPLLEKETTILFINILEASFITHMLGNATKSFTDIVMSDEMIENTIRSGKIEVGENMRRLTPKKRENELGNVSSGYAKPATVNQSRAIVTGQQASPRREPNTRQNTEKFQFTLIPVTYRELYKSLFNAHVVAPFHLEPLQPPYPKWYDTNLSANTTQGLQGTR from the exons ATGCAAAAggagatgcaagagcaactgcaGGCTCAGATGCAAGAGCAGCTGGCTAAAATCCAGCAGGAAATAAGAGACCAAATATTGGAGTCCCAGAGAAACATGCTGGAATCACAAAACAACATGATAAGCCAGCTGACACAGCTGTTTAAAGGAAGGTCTGACAAAGGAAAAGGCCCTATGGTGGACACGGGAAATGACAATGAGGATTCCGCTTGTCCTACAAGTTTTGTGCCAGTGAACATACAAACACAACCACCAATGGTGTCTGTTAATGTCCAACCTCTTTATCAAACTGGTACCTCGGCACCAGTAAACTTTCTAGTAGGATCGAACACCAATCCTAGAGATAATCTGGCAAACCCTCAGGTCCCTGAATTCGACGCCGCAGCAGAGGTGGAAAAGACAAAGGCTGAG GAACTGAGTTTGGTCCCGGACTTAGTACTTCCCCCGAAGTTTAAAATGCTGGAGTTTGAAAGATATAACGAAACTAGCTGCCCTGAGGCTCACATTACGATGTTTTGTCGAAGGATGACGGGGTATGTCAACAATGATCAAttgttgatccattgttttcaggaCAGTTTGAGTGGGGCTACAGCGaaatggtacaatcaattgagtaGGACCCAAGTCAAGTCGTGGAAGGACCTAGCTCAAGCCTTCATGAAGCAGTACGACCATATAACGGATATAGCACCTGATCGGATCACACtccagaatatggagaagaagcCAAGTGAAAGCTTCCAGCAGTATGCTCAGAGATGGAAAGAGGTCGCTACACAGGTCCAACCACCGTTGCTAGAAAAAGAAACAACCATACTCTTCATCAATATATTGGAGGCGTCTTTCATTACTCACATGTTAGGTAACGCAACCAAGAGTTTCacggacatagtaatgtctgaCGAAATGATAGAAAATACCATAAGATCGGGTAAAATAGAAGTTGGGGAGAACATGAGAAGGCTAACCCCGAAGAAAAGAGAGAATGAATTAGGTAATGTGAGCTCAGGTTACGCAAAACCTGCCACTGTTAATCAGTCAAGGGCGATAGTCACAGGCCAGCAGGCCTCACCAAGGCGGGAGCCTAACACGAGACAGAACACAGAGAAGTTTCAATTCACTCTCATACCAGTGACATATAGGGAGTTGTACAAAAGTCTGTTTAATGCACATGTAGTGGCTCCTTTCCACTTAGAGCCGTTGCAGCCCCCATACCCTAAGTGGTACGACACAAATCTAAGTGCGAATACCACACAGGGATTACAGggcactcgatag
- the LOC108468227 gene encoding protein SCARECROW 1-like codes for MTNRGFEVVHATLDMIQPHQEPIWELLSFGLPPTSTDTERNELSEWVEQVTEPVINELRTETSMVCPVGDKVLSLMMLLLDCAVAISVDDLSEAHTMLLEITQMAFPHAVSCGERVIAYFAMAMSSRVINSWLGLCSPLIDYETVRGAFRAFDDASPFIKFACFTSNRAMLEAFRWHDRVHIIDLDIMQGLQWSALFHTLATRTEGPPFVTITGLGSSMKLLVETGNQLSNIARQFGIPFDFHPIAKKFGEIDIETVQLQRGEAVAIHWLQHSLYDATGPNQNTLKHIEQLAPTVLTLVEQDLSHQGSFLDRFVNSLHYYSTIFDSFGSYLSAEDPNRHRIEYCLLYREIKNVLAIGGPARTRDDKFEHNWRSELARNRKFQLMPISSKTMAEIELMLNMFWPGYGYSLVGDDGTLRVGWKETCLFTASAWTMTTVHDGFGWSG; via the coding sequence ATGACGAATCGAGGATTCGAAGTTGTCCATGCGACTCTAGACATGATCCAGCCCCACCAAGAACCAATATGGGAGCTTCTGTCATTTGGGTTACCACCAACAAGCACAGACACGGAGAGAAACGAGCTTTCCGAGTGGGTTGAACAAGTCACCGAGCCTGTCATTAATGAGTTACGAACCGAGACATCGATGGTGTGTccggtgggtgataaagttttAAGCTTGATGATGCTTCTTTTGGACTGTGCCGTGGCTATCTCGGTCGACGATCTCAGTGAAGCTCATACAATGTTGCTTGAAATAACACAAATGGCTTTCCCTCATGCAGTTTCGTGTGGTGAAAGGGTGATTGCTTATTTCGCTATGGCAATGTCTAGTAGGGTTATTAATTCATGGTTAGGGCTTTGCTCTCCTTTGATAGATTATGAAACCGTTCGTGGCGCTTTCCGAGCCTTCGATGATGCTTCTCCTTTTATTAAGTTTGCTTGCTTCACTTCTAATCGAGCCATGCTTGAGGCGTTTCGTTGGCACGATCGGGTTCACATCATAGACCTTGATATCATGCAAGGCTTGCAATGGTCGGCCTTGTTTCACACCCTAGCCACTCGTACTGAAGGGCCTCCATTTGTCACCATAACCGGTCTCGGCAGCTCAATGAAGCTTTTAGTCGAGACTGGAAATCAACTTTCGAACATTGCGAGACAGTTTGGTATACCATTCGATTTCCACCCGATCGCGAAAAAATTCGGAGAAATTGATATTGAAACGGTACAACTCCAAAGGGGTGAGGCCGTAGCCATTCACTGGCTACAACACTCATTATATGATGCCACGGGACccaaccaaaacacattaaaacaCATCGAACAATTGGCTCCGACGGTGCTCACATTAGTCGAACAAGACCTATCCCACCAAGGGTCTTTCTTGGACCGATTTGTGAACTCCCTTCATTATTACTCCACCATCTTCGATTCATTCGGATCATACCTATCGGCCGAAGACCCTAACCGGCACCGCATCGAGTATTGCCTTCTGTATAGGGAAATCAAGAACGTGTTAGCCATAGGAGGCCCTGCGAGAACCAGGGACGATAAATTCGAGCATAATTGGAGAAGCGAGCTCGCAAGGAACCGTAAGTTTCAGCTAATGCCGATAAGCAGCAAAACCATGGCTGAAATTGAATTGATGTTGAACATGTTTTGGCCTGGTTATGGCTATAGCCTTGTAGGAGACGACGGAACACTTAGGGTTGGGTGGAAAGAGACTTGCTTGTTTACAGCTTCTGCTTGGACAATGACCACAGTGCATGACGGGTTTGGTTGGTCTGGATGA
- the LOC108468228 gene encoding uncharacterized protein LOC108468228: MDNSNTSRSWLSKLQPRDKTRSSRKNQPSSSSGGGGGEGNQDGITDEEALSNITKQKAAAAKQYIENHYKEQMKNLQDRKERRMVLEKKLADADVSEEDQNNLLKFLEKKETEYMRLQRHKIGVEDFELLTIIGKGAFGEVRICREKTTGQVYAMKKLKKSEMLRRGQVEHVKAERNLLAEVDSNCIVKLYFSFQDDDFLYLIMEYLPGGDMMTLLMRKDILSDDEARFYVAETVLAIESIHKHNYIHRDIKPDNLLLDRYGHLRLSDFGLCKPLDCSTLQEQDFSGANINEGTENDERSAAPKRTQQEQLEHWQKNRRMLAYSTVGTPDYIAPEVLLKKGYGMECDWWSLGAIMFEMLVGYPPFYSDDPMTTCRKIVNWKNHLKFPEEANLSSEAQDLINKLLCNVNQRLGSNGADEIKAHPWFEGVDWDRIYQMDAAFIPEVNDELDTQNFEKFDESENPVRKPSSKSGPWRKMLSSKDLNFVGYTYKNFEIVNDYAVPGMGMLLSPLYLPSYVVAISAGTFRFDLQLKF; encoded by the exons ATGGATAACAGTAATACGTCGAGGAGTTGGCTTTCGAAGTTACAGCCGAGGGATAAGACGAGGTCATCGAGGAAGAATCAACCGTCGTCAAGCAGCGGAGGTGGAGGAGGTGAAGGGAATCAAGACGGGATTACGGATGAAGAAGCTCTTTCCAATATCACCAAACAAAAAGCTGCTGCTGCCAAGCAGTATATTGAGAATCATTACAAGGAGCAAATGAAGAATCTTCAAGACAGAAAAGAGAG ACGAATGGTCCTTGAAAAGAAGTTGGCAGATGCTGATGTCTCCGAGGAAGATCAAAACAACTTACTAAAATTCTTGGAGAAAAAGGAAACCGAATACATGCGCCTTCAGAGGCATAAAATTGGTGTTGAAGACTTTGAATTATTAACTATAATTGGCAAGGGTGCGTTTGGAGAG GTTAGAATTTGTAGGGAAAAAACAACAGGCCAAGTGTATGCTATGAAGAAGCTTAAGAAATCAGAAATGCTTCGAAGAGGCCAG GTTGAACACGTGAAAGCTGAAAGGAACCTGCTCGCTGAAGTTGATAGCAATTGTATTGTCAAACTATACTTTTCTTTCCAAGATGATGATTTCCTTTATCTTATAATGGAATATCTACCTGGTGGAGATATGATGACTTTACTTATGCGAAAGGATATCTTGAGTGATGATGAAGCTAGATTTTATGTAGCTGAAACAGTTTTGGCTATTGAGTCTATCCATAAACACAATTATATTCATAG GGATATCAAGCCTGATAACTTGCTTCTGGATAGATACGGACACTTGAGGTTGTCAGATTTTGGACTATGTAAACCCTTGGATTGCAGTACTCTCCAAGAACAGGATTTTTCTGGTGCGAACATTAATGAAGGTACAGAAAATGATGAACGCTCAGCAGCTCCAAAACGAACACAACAAGAGCAACTAGAGCATTGGCAAAAGAACCGGAGAATGCTC GCTTATTCTACTGTTGGTACACCCGACTATATTGCACCAGAAGTCCTTTTGAAGAAGGGTTATGGAATGGAATGTGATTG GTGGTCACTTGGTGCCATCATGTTCGAAATGCTCGTGGGATATCCACCTTTTTATTCAGATGATCCGATGACAACTTGTAGAAAG ATAGTAAACTGGAAAAATCATTTGAAGTTTCCTGAAGAAGCCAATTTGTCTTCAGAGGCACAAGATCTGATTAACAAACTCCTGTGTAATGTCAATCAAAGACTAGGATCAAACGGAGCAGATGAAATTAAG GCTCATCCATGGTTTGAAGGTGTGGACTGGGATAGGATATATCAAATGGATGCTGCATTTATTCCCGAGGTTAATGATGAGCTAGATactcaaaattttgaaaagttcgATGAG TCTGAGAATCCGGTTCGAAAACCATCATCAAAATCTGGTCCATGGAGGAAA ATGCTTTCGTCAAAGGACCTCAATTTTGTGGGATACAcatacaaaaattttgaaattgtcAATGACTATGCAGTGCCTGGGATGGGTATGCTTCTTTCTCCGCTTTATTTACCAAGTTAT GTGGTAGCTATATCTGCTGGAACTTTCAGGTTTGATTTACAGCTTAAGTTCTAA
- the LOC108470174 gene encoding casein kinase 1-like protein 9, which yields MDHLIGGKFKLARKIGSGSFGELYLGVNVQTGEDVAVKLEPVKTKHPQLHYESKLYMLLQGGTGIPRLRWFGLEATYNVMVIDLLGPSLEDLFNYCNRKLSLKTVLMLADQLISRVEYMHSRGFLHRDIKPDNFLMGLGRKANQVYIIDYGLAKKYRDLQTHKHIPYRENKNLTGTARYASVNTHLGIEQSRRDDVESIGYVLLYFLRGSLPWQGLKTGTKKQKYDRITEKKVSTPIEVLCKSFPSEFVSYFHYCRSLRFEDKPDYSYLKRIFRDLFVREGFQFDYIFDWTLLKYPQITGGSKGRPSGGKAGLAAGPAVEKPEKFSGGKEFRDRFGGVEGIPRRHISTTRQKAVEDVNLSKHVHHDSDKRRSASRYGSTSRRAVIASRASSAGEANAIPKNRRLSTGSRIHNPAERIQLAIEAKSGRTAARGSHDDHPLRSFELLNIKK from the exons ATGGATCATTTGATTGGTGGTAAGTTTAAGCTTGCAAGAAAGATTGGCAGTGGCTCTTTTGGAGAACTCTATTTAG gggTTAATGTGCAAACTGGAGAAGATGTTGCTGTCAAACTG GAACCTGTGAAAACCAAGCATCCACAGCTTCATTATGAGTCAAAATTGTACATGCTTCTTCAAGGAGGAA CTGGTATTCCCCGCCTTAGATGGTTTGGACTTGAGGCGACTTACAATGTCATGGTAATTGACCTTCTTGGACCTAGCTTGGAAGATTTATTTAACTACTGCAACAGGAAGCTCTCGTTAAAAACAGTGTTGATGCTTGCTGATCAATTA aTTAGTAGAGTAGAATATATGCATTCGAGAGGTTTTCTTCACCGTGATATAAAGCCTGATAACTTCTTGATGGGCCTAGGGCGCAAGGCAAATCAG GTATATATCATCGACTATGGTCTTGCTAAGAAGTATAGGGATCTTCAAACTCATAAACATATCCCATACAG AGAAAACAAGAACCTAACAGGCACAGCTCGCTATGCAAGTGTAAACACTCACCTTGGAATTG AGCAAAGCCGGAGAGATGATGTGGAATCCATTGGTTATGTGCTCTTGTATTTCCTGAGAGGAAG CCTTCCTTGGCAGGGGTTAAAAACGGGTACAAAAAAGCAAAAATATGATAGGATTACTGAAAAGAAGGTATCGACTCCTATAGAG GTGCTTTGTAAGTCATTTCCATCTGAGTTTGTGTCATATTTTCACTACTGCCGATCTTTACGGTTTGAAGATAAGCCAGATTATTCATATTTGAAGAGGATTTTCCGAGACTTGTTTGTAAGAGAAG GTTTTCAATTTGACTATATCTTTGACTGGACTTTATTGAAGTACCCACAGATTACCGGCGGCTCCAAAGGGCGG CCTTCCGGTGGAAAAGCAGGTTTAGCTGCCGGACCAGCTGTTGAAAAACCAGAAAAATTCTCGG GCGGAAAAGAGTTTCGGGATAGATTTGGTGGAGTCGAAGGGATTCCCAGAAGACACATTTCGACAACGAGACAGAAGGCTGTTGAGGATGTCAATTTGTCAAAGCATGTG CATCATGATTCAGATAAAAGACGTAGTGCCTCTCGATACGGCAGCACTTCAAGAAGAGCTGTAATAGCAAGCAGGGCTAGTTCAGCAGGTGAAGCCAATGCAATTCCAAAAAATCGACGGCTATCAACCGGCAGTCGTATCCATAATCCAGCAGAAAGAATCCAACTTGCCATCGAGGCCAAATCAGGACGCACTGCCGCTAGAGGAAGCCATGATGATCATCCACTTAGAAGTTTTGAGCTCCTCAATATTAAGAAATGA